Proteins found in one Microbispora sp. ZYX-F-249 genomic segment:
- a CDS encoding TadE/TadG family type IV pilus assembly protein — protein sequence MNRPSAPRDGERGSATLELVVLAPALLALIALVVLTGRIATAYSTVESAARDAARQASIARDPAQARRAATTSAAAALHREGLRCGPSLAVDTSGFSRQVGTPAQVVARVTCTLRLGDLLPGLPGDKTVRASFASPIDPYRGRALGFAAPDGSSADAERAETGGGHA from the coding sequence ATGAACCGCCCAAGTGCGCCGCGGGACGGCGAGCGAGGGAGCGCGACGCTGGAGCTGGTGGTCCTCGCCCCCGCGCTGCTCGCGCTCATCGCCCTGGTCGTCCTCACCGGACGTATCGCCACCGCCTACAGCACGGTCGAATCGGCCGCCCGCGACGCCGCCCGGCAAGCCTCCATCGCCCGCGACCCCGCCCAGGCCCGGCGCGCCGCCACGACCAGCGCCGCCGCCGCGCTGCACCGCGAGGGCCTGCGCTGCGGACCCTCGCTCGCGGTGGACACCAGCGGATTCTCCCGCCAAGTCGGTACCCCTGCCCAGGTCGTCGCCCGCGTGACCTGCACCCTCCGGCTCGGCGACCTGCTGCCCGGGCTCCCCGGCGACAAGACGGTCCGCGCGTCGTTCGCCTCGCCCATCGACCCCTACCGGGGGAGAGCTCTGGGGTTCGCGGCTCCTGACGGCTCCTCAGCCGATGCCGAGCGTGCCGAGACGGGAGGCGGCCATGCGTGA
- a CDS encoding TadE/TadG family type IV pilus assembly protein translates to MTAPHAAGSRRSRRVPRRRVMRDRGAATLEMVILFPLLLLIVAAAVQAVFVYQAHATAHAAAQEGVRAARAHGASRSAGPAAALRFATRVGGAFLTHPTARAGGDTGTVEVMVTGRAPSFLPVGQWTVSEVSRAPVERFIPADRP, encoded by the coding sequence ATGACCGCTCCTCACGCCGCCGGCTCGCGCCGTTCCCGCCGCGTCCCGCGGCGCCGGGTGATGCGCGACCGCGGAGCGGCCACCCTGGAGATGGTCATCCTGTTCCCGCTGCTGCTCCTGATCGTGGCAGCGGCCGTCCAGGCCGTCTTCGTCTACCAGGCCCACGCCACCGCACACGCCGCAGCCCAGGAAGGCGTCCGGGCGGCCCGCGCCCACGGCGCATCCCGCTCCGCCGGACCGGCCGCCGCGCTGCGCTTCGCCACCCGCGTCGGCGGCGCCTTCCTCACTCACCCCACCGCCCGGGCGGGCGGCGACACCGGCACCGTCGAAGTGATGGTCACCGGCCGGGCGCCGTCCTTCCTGCCTGTCGGCCAGTGGACGGTTTCGGAGGTCTCCCGCGCCCCGGTCGAACGCTTCATCCCCGCGGACCGCCCATGA
- a CDS encoding pilus assembly protein TadG-related protein → MTRARDRGSVTLFTAVAVFPLMLLLAAFLWDGTAKLRAGREAYNIAEEAARAGAGYVDRRAAYTDGRYIVDQAAALRAARSYLATTGHTGTAAPAGAHAIQVRVRVSEPTLFLALIGIDDIAVTGTATARLVPGVEGELR, encoded by the coding sequence ATGACCAGGGCACGCGACCGCGGGTCGGTCACCCTGTTCACCGCCGTAGCGGTCTTCCCGCTGATGCTGCTGCTCGCCGCTTTCCTGTGGGACGGCACCGCCAAGCTCCGCGCCGGCCGCGAGGCCTACAACATCGCGGAAGAAGCAGCCCGAGCCGGCGCCGGATACGTCGACCGGCGCGCCGCCTACACCGACGGCCGCTACATCGTCGACCAGGCCGCCGCCCTCCGCGCCGCGCGCTCCTACCTCGCCACCACCGGCCACACCGGGACCGCCGCACCGGCCGGCGCTCACGCCATCCAGGTCCGCGTACGGGTGAGCGAACCCACCCTGTTCCTGGCCCTGATCGGCATCGACGACATCGCGGTGACCGGGACGGCCACTGCCCGCCTCGTCCCCGGCGTAGAGGGAGAACTCCGATGA